Genomic window (Synechococcus sp. LA31):
CCATGGCCGCCTGGCCTCACACCGGCAGTGTGAGCCTGCTGCTGGCGCCCGACAGCCAGCGCACTGTGCACCCCAGCAACACGCTGGAGGCCGAGCGTCGGCCTCTGATGGAGCTACAGGCAAAACGCCCGCAGCTCCGGGTGGATGCCGGCACCCTCATGCGCTGGAGCTGAGGGCCGGAGGCATCAGTCCTGGATGGTGACGCTGGTGATGCGACTGCCGTTCTTCAACGCCTGGACCACATCCATGTTGCCGGTATGGCCAAACACGGTGTGGACGCCATCAAGGTGGGGCTGGGCCTCATGGCAGATATAAAACTGCGATCCGCCGGTGTTACGGCCGGCGTGGGCCATGGCCAAGGTGCCGGACTGATGCTTCTGGCTGTTGATCTCGCAGTCAATTTGGTAGCCGGGGCCGCCAGTGCCGGCCATGCCACGGGCTCCTTCGCGGCTGTTCGGGCAGCCGCCTTGGGCCATGAAGCCAGGAATCACACGGTGGAAGGCCAGGCCGTCATAGAAGCCGTCCTTGGCCAGCTTCACGAAGTTGGCCACGGTGTTGGGCGCATCGGCTTCGAACAGGTCCAGTTCGATCGTGCCGGCGTCGGTCACCATCACGGCTTTGGTCACGGGGGAAGCAAACGCAAACAGGTTTCAGTATGGGCTCTCCGGTAGAAGGGTTGCAGGCGCTAACGACCCATGGCTTCTCCAAATGGCGTGAACCTCGCGCAGGCCCGTCTCGGCGTATTGGGGGGCAGTGGTCTCTACGCCATGGAAGGGCTGGAGAACGTGCGGGAAATAACCGTTGACACCCCCTTTGGCACACCCTCCGACAGCCTGCGCCTGGGAACGCTGGGCGGCATGGAGGTGGTCTTCCTCGCCCGCCATGGGCGCCACCACACGTTTCTGCCGAGCGAAGTGCCTTACCAGGCGAACATCTGGGCGATGCGTTCGCTGGGGGTGCGCTGGATCCTGTCGCCTTCGGCGGTGGGTTCCCTGCAGGAGGCGGTGAAACCGCTCGACATGGTCGTACCGGATCAATTCATTGATCGCACCCACCGGCGCCCGATCAGCTTTTTTGGCGACGGCGCCGTGGCTCATGTAGCGTTAGCGGATCCCTTCTGCCAGAGCCTCAGCCGTCTACTGGCCGATGTGGCCGACAGCTTGATGCCTGAGGGCCGCAGTCTGCATCGCGGCGGCACGTATCTCTGCATGGAGGGTCCGGCCTTCTCCACGCGCGCGGAATCCAACCTCTACCGCAGCTGGGGTTGCACGGTGATCGGCATGACGAACCACACCGAAGCCCGCCTGGCGCGTGAAGCCGAGATCGCCTACGCCACGCTCGCCATGGCGACCGATTACGACTGCTGGTATGCCGACCACGACAGCGTGACGGTGGAGATGGTGATCGGCAATCTGCGCGCCAATGCCGCACTGGCCACCCAAATCGTGCGCACGACGGCCGAGCGCATCGCGGCACAACGGCCTGCGAGCCATGCCCACAACGCACTCAGGGATGCCCTGATGACTCCCAAAGACCAGGTGCCGGCAGCTGCACGCCGCAAGCTTGACCTGTTCACCCAGCCCTATTGGGGCTCATTCGAGGGCTAGGCGCAAATCATCACCACTGCGTGCCAGTAAGGCGCGGGCATCCGCCGGGCTGAGCGCGCGGCGGGCCATCAACAGCGCCACCTTGACTGAACCGTCGCTGGCAGCAAGCAACTCACGGGCCAGGCGCCTCTCCACCCCAGCCAAGTCGGCCAGGATTCGCAGCGCTCGGTCCTCGAGCTTGCTGTTGGTCACCGCCACGTCAACCATGCGGTTGCCGTACACCTTTCCCAGCCGCACCATCACACCCGTGCTGAGGATGTTCAGCGCCATCTTGGTAGCCGTTCCGGCCTTCAGGCGCGTGGAACCGGTGAGCACCTCAGGGCCGGTGATCAGGCGGATGTCGATGTCGCAAGGCATGGGCACCTGTTCGGCTGGCACGCAGGCCATGGCAATGCTCAGAGCATTGAGGCTGCGTGCATGGCTCAGGCCGCCATGCACATAGGGCGTCGTACCACCCGCAGCGATGCCCACCAGAACATCTTGCCCATTGAATCCACGGGCCCTGAGGTCCTCGGCCGCGGCTTCCAAACGATCCTCGAGACCTTCTGAACTCCGCAGCAGCGCTGGCGGGCCACCGGCGAGCACCCCTTGCACGAGCGCTGGATCACTACAAAAGGTTGGCGGACATTCCGCCGCATCCAACACAGCCAGCCTGCCCGAGGTGCCCGCTCCCAGATAAAAAAGGCGGCCGCCGCAACGCAGCCGTTCGGCGATGGCATCAATGGCCTTGGCCAGGGCGTCTGCGGCTTGAGCCACAGCCTGCTGAGGCCGAAGATCCTCTTGAACAAACACATCCACAAGGGCTGCGGTGCTCAAGGTGTCGAGCGCATTGCTGTTGGGATTGGCCTGTTCGGTCAGGAGATGGCCCCGCTGCACATCACCGAAGGAACCGCTCACAGCAGACCCTCAAGCCGCCGGCGGAAGTCTTCCAGTTCTGCATTGCCGGTATTGATGGGGTCGTCTTCAACCCGCGGGTCGCCAGCCTGGCTCGGCTCGTCCTGCTCACGCCAAGAGCTCACGTCCATGTTTTTCTCAGGTGGCGCGATCAGCAGCCGGTCTTCAGGGGTCTGGGGTAGGAAACCCGCTGGCACGTAACGCGCCTCGTATCCCGCGCTGCTGCAGAACTCCTCCATCTCGCCGCGGTCGATCGCCTCAACGCTGGGAGGGGGAAAGTCCTGGGCTTCCAGCAAACCTGCGTAGCGTTCAGCGTCGTCACGGTCTTCAAACAACAGCACCACAGTGGCGCCGTTCAGCTCCAGAGAGTGGATGCCCTCGTTGTCGCTGCCGGCATCGAACAGCAGGACGTGAACCGACATCAGAATGCGATTGCTCACGCTCAGTGTCTCACCCGTAGCCCGCCATCGCTCATGACCGTTCACCATCGAGGTCGGCGGCCAACTGCTGCAACCGGGCATAGAGAGCTTCTTCCGCCTCGGTGAGCGCGCTGGGAACCACGATGCGAATCTCAACGAGCTGGTCGCCGCGTTGGTCCGCGTGTTGTAGGCCGCGACCCCGCAATCGCAGCAGGCGACCACTGGATGATCCAGGCGGAACCCGCAACTGCACAGGCCCATCCAGGGTGGGCACCACCACGGAACACCCCAGGGCCCCCTCCGCAGGGGAGAGATCGAGCTGGTAGAGCACCCGCAAACCATCAATGCGCAGGTCATCGGACGTGCGCACGCGCAGTTGCAGAAAGTGATCGGCTCCACCGGGAGCGACCCCTTCCAGCCGCAGGCGCCAACCATCACCCGCCATCGCAGGGGTCCACACCTCAACGCTGGTGCCATCGGGAAGATCGAGTTCGACCCGCTGCCCCTGCAGAGCTTGTTCTGGTGTGAGCTCTACCAGGGATTCACAGTCAGTGCTCGCCATCACCGGCGGCGGCGGTGGCGGTGCTGTGGTCACATCGGCTCGCGGCTGCGTCGCAGGCTCCGGTGATGTAGCCGGCCTGGGCGTATGCCGCCGACGTGGAGGCCCGAACAGCTCATCCACGTAGTCGTGAAAGTCAGGAAAGCCATGGGCGAAGGGATCCAGACCCGCCGCAGCGGCCTGAGCCGTATCAAGCCCTTGTTCCCACTGCTGACGAAGCAATGGATCGCTGAGAACGGCATAGGCCTCGTTGACAGCCTTGAATTGCTCTTCGGCGTGGGGATCGTTGCCGTTGAGGTCTGGATGCCAGCGGCGAGCCTGCTGGCGGAAGGCTCGTTTAAGGGCCTGAGAATCCGCACCAGGCTCTAACCCGAGCACAACCCAATGGTTCACCGCTGAGGCCTGTGAGGCAGTGGACACCGAGATCAGTCCTCAGCCCAGGGATCACCCTCGAAGGGTGCAGGCCGGCGCTGCGGTGAGCGTCGCGTGGGTTGGCGGTCTACATCACGCTCCAGATCGTCAACGTCATCACGCTCATAGGCCAGCTGACGATTGGTGACGTCCGCTTCAACGTCCTGATCGAAACGGGCCGTTTCATAGCGAGGGGCGTCATAGCGGGATTGGTCGTAACGGGGTTCCTCGAAGCGGGGTTCCTCGTACCGGCGCTCTGGAGCCGGGCGGTTCCAATCATCAGCGCCCCAGCCACTGCGACCGGGCGACCAAGCGGGTTCCGCCCAGGGATCGCGGCCGCGCCCTCGGCCATCCCAGTCGTCCCAGTCATCATCGGCAAAGAGCTCATCCTTGAGCGAGCCAAGGGTGTTCTTCAGCCCCTGCAGAGGGCTGCTGTCCTGACGCCGCTCACTGGCAAGGCGTCGGTTGAGGCCGTAGATGGCTTCCTGAAGCTGACTGACCGCTAGGTCAAGATCTGCGTGATCACCTGACGCGAGCTGTTCCTGCACGTCGCGCACGGAAATCTCCACGGCGCGCTGCTGGCGTTCAGCTCCGTAGGGGCCGAGCTCAAGGGCCGCATCGCGTAAGCGACGCTCGGCCTGGGCCACGAGTGTTTGAGCCCTGTTGCGTCGGTCGATCTCAGCCTTGCGCCGGCGATCCTCGCTGGCCTTCTGCTCGGCCTCCTCGATCAGGGTCTTGATTTCATCCTCCCCGAGGTTGGAGCCGCCCTGAATGCTCACGCTCTGTTGGCGTCCAGTGGTCCGGTCGGTTGCCGACACCTGCAGCAAACCATTGGCATCGATGTCAAATGACACCTGCACCTGCGGCACCCCTCTGGGGGCAGGCGGGATCCCAGAGAGACGGAAACGACCGAGGCTTTTGTTGCCCTCAGCCATCTGCCGTTCGCCCTGCAACACATGGATCTCAACCGAACTCTGATTGGGCTCAGAGGTGCTGAACACATCGCTCTTGCGCACTGGAATCGATGTGTTGCGCGGGATCAGCACCTTCATCACCCCCCCGATCGTCTCCAGCCCGAGTGACAACGGCGTGACGTCGTTGAGCATCAGGTCGCGCAGCTCGCCGGTGAGGATGCCTGCTTGCACAGCGGCTCCGATCGCCACCACCTCATCAGGGTTGACCGATTGGCAAGGCTCCAGCGGAATCAGGGTGCGCACCATCTGCTGCACCATTGGCATTCGGGTGGATCCACCCACCAGCACCACGTCGTCGATGTCTTCAGCGGCGAGGCCCGAATCCCTTAGGGCCCGTTGCACCGGCCGCAACAAGCGATCGAGCAGGTCAGGGCATAGGCCTTCGAAGGTGCTGCGTTCCAGGCTGGTTTCGATGTGGAGCGGGCCGTCATCCCCCGTCGCAATGAACGGCAGCGAGATCGGCGTGCTCTGAACGCCGCTCAGCTCGATTTTGGCCTTCTCAGCTGCCTCAGTGAGCCGCTGCAGCGCCTGGCGATCTCGCCGCAAGTCAAGACCGTGGTCCTGCTGGAACTGATCAGCCAACCAGTCCACGATGCGACGATCCCAGTCGTTACCGCCGAGCTGGGTATCGCCACTGGTGGCCTTCACATCAAACACGCCCTGAGCGATGCGCAGCACCGACACATCGAAGGTGCCGCCACCCAGATCGAACACCAACACCCGCTTCACGGTGCTGCGATCAAAGCCGTAAGCCAGCGCAGCGGCAGTGGGCTCATTGAGAATGCGCTCAACGCTGATACCCGCCAGGCGACCGGCATCCCGCGTGGCCTGGCGCTGGGCATCGTTGAAGTAGGCGGGCACCGTGATCACCGCCGCCTCGACGGGCTCACCGAGATATGTGCTGGCGTCGTCAACGAGTTTGCGGAGAATGCTGGCCACCAGCTCCTCGGACGCGTATTCGCGTTCAGTCGCCGGACAGACCACCCGCACATTGCCTTGATCGTTGGCCCGCACGGTGTAAGGCACCGAGAGGCTGCTGTCCTCAAGCTCCTCCCACTGCCGGCCGACGAATCGCTTGAGATTGGCGAAGGTGTTACGCGGATTGAGCACCAGCTGACGCCGTGCCAACTGACCCACCAACAGCTCAGCGTCCTTGCTGAAGCCAACCACCGAAGGGGTGGTGCGCCCTCCCTCGGCACTCGCAATCACCTGGGGGCGCCCGCCCTCCAGCACGGCCACCACCGAGTTGGTGGTGCCCAGGTCGATGCCAACGATCCGTGCCAACTGACTGACTGCGCCCCAGGGATTGTTGCCTAAGACCCCAACGCTAACGGTCCCGCGCCGGAGCTTTAGATTTGGGGAAGGTAAAGAACACCATGGCCGCTGGTGCCCGCCCTGAACTCTTCACGCAGCGGCGGCGCCCCCCCTGGGAACTGCTGATGGACCAGGGTTTCCAGCGTCTCACAGTCGCCCTGGCCTCCGTTGTGGGCCTTGTGCTGATCGGCATTTTGTTCATCGTGATGGGTGGTGCCAGCGAGGCGATCAGCCGCTTCGGCCTGGAGTTCCTCACCACATCTGACTGGGATCCGATCGGTGAGCACTACGGCGCCCTGACATCCATCTACGGCACGTTGGTCAGCTCATTGCTGGCGTTGCTGATCGCCGTACCCCTTGGGGTTGGAACCGCGATCTTCCTGACGGAGAACATCATTCCGCTGCCGGTGCGCCAGGTGCTCGGGGTGATGGTTGAGCTGTTGGCGGCGATTCCCTCCGTTGTGCTGGGCCTGTGGGGAATCTTCGTGATGGAACCTTTTTTGCGGCCTGGGCTCACCAGCCTGCATCAGCTGCTCGGCTGGCTGCCCTTCTTTTCCACCACACCAATGGGTCCAGGCATGGCGCCGGCGATCTTGATTCTGGTGGTCATGATTCTCCCGATCATTACAGCCATCTCCCGCGACTCCTTGCAGCAGGTTCCGCTTGCGTTACGCCAGGCTGCGTATGGCGTGGGCACAACACGCTGGGGCGCCATCCTGCATGTGATTCTGCCCGCAGCGATCTCCGGAATCACCGGCGGCGTGATGCTGGCCCTGGGAAGGGCGATGGGCGAAACGATGGCGGTCACCATGCTGATCGGCAACTCCAACAACTTCAGTTTCAGCCTGCTGGCTCCAGCCAACACCATTTCATCGATGCTGGCCAATCAATTCGGTGAGGCCGATGGCTTGCAGGTGTCAGCATTGATGTATGCGGCTCTTGTATTGATGGCGCTCACACTGTTGGTGAATCTGTTGGCCCAGATGATCGTGCGCAGGCTGAGCCTGAAGTACTGAGCTGCGATGACCTCCTTCGAACGCGGATCCCTCACCCTCGAGCCCGGTCTGGCGCGCAATCGCTGGAATCAGTCGCTCACCCTGCTGGCTGCCCTATTCACCGGCCTGGCTGTGTTGCCACTGGTTGTGGTGATTGCCTACGTGCTGATCAAGGGTGGTTCGCTGATCAGCCTGCAATTACTCACCCAACTTCCGCCGCCACCCGGCCTCGACGGCGGTGGCATCGGCAATGCAATTCTTGGCACGCTTGTCGTCACTCTCGTCGCAGCCTTGATCGCCGTACCCGTAGGGGTTGGCTCAGGGGTCTACCTGGCGGAGTTTGCAGCAGCCGGCTGGTTTGCCCGCTTCGTTCGTTTTGGCACCAATGTGCTTGCGGGTGTGCCTTCAATCATCTGTGGAGTGTTTATTTATGGTCTGATTGTGAGCACCAGGCTATTTTTCAACCAGAGTTACAGTGCCTTGGCAGGTGGCATCGCTCTTGCCGTGCTGATGCTGCCAACGGTGATCAAAACCACCGATGAAGCGCTCAAATTGGTCCCCCAGGAGCTGCGATGGGCAGCGATGGGGGTTGGGGCGTCCAAGTTTGTGACGATCAGCCGAGTCACTCTTCCCGCGGCTTTCTCCTCGATCGCCACCGGCGTTGTGCTTGCGATCGCACGTGCAGCTGGCGAAACAGCCCCACTGATCTTTACCGCACTGTTTTCACCATTCTGGCCTGAAGGTTTGTTCAACCCGATCGCGTCAATGTCGGTGTTGATCTACAACTTCGCCATCATGCCCTACGACGCACAAATCGCCCTGGCTTGGGCCTCCTCGTTTGTGTTGGTTGTGATGATTCTGCTCGCCAACCTCCTGGCTCGTTGGCTGGGCCACCTAAGCAACAGTTGAAACCCGAGCGTTCGCATCCTGACAACACCCCCTCCATGACAAACGTTCCTGCCGCCAGCAACACCTGCCTCAGCCTTGAAAACGTGAGCATCAGCTACGGCGGCCAAGCGGCGGTGAGCGGGGTGTTCATGGAGATCCCACGCGGCAAGGTCACGGCGTTCATCGGGCCATCGGGTTGTGGCAAAAGCACCGTGCTGCGGGCTCTCAATCGCATGAACGATCTGATTGAAGGTTGCACGCTTAGCGGCCGGGTGATCTTTGACGGCTGCGACCTTTACGACCGGCAGGTCGATCCAGTCGAAGTGCGTCGCCGTATCGGAATGGTGTTTCAGAAGCCAAATCCTTTCCCCAAGTCGATCTACGAGAACATTGCTTTTGGAGCTCGTATCAACGGCTTCCGGGGCGACATGGATGAGTTAGTGGAACGATCCCTACGCAAGGCTGCGATCTGGGATGAAACCAAAGACAAACTCAAAGAGAGTGGCTATGCCCTTTCCGGTGGCCAGCAACAACGTCTCTGTATTGCTCGGGCAATCGCTATTGAACCAGAAGTGATCCTGATGGACGAACCGTGCTCGGCCTTGGATCCCATCTCAACGCTCAAGATCGAAGAGATGATGCATGAGCTCAAGAAGAGCTACACGATTGTGATCGTGACCCACAACATGCAACAGGCTGTCCGCGTCAGCGATCTGACCGGATTCTTCAACGTCAGCAGCCAAAGCGGCAGCGACCGCAAGGTGGGAACACTCGTTGAATTCGCCGAAACTGGTCAGATCTTTAACGCACCGAAGCAGCAGGCCACCCAGGACTATGTGACCGGTCGCTTTGGCTGAAACCAGCCCACAACGAACATAGTGGACATAAAAAAGCCGCCCTACGGGCGGCTGGTCCGAGGACCTTGTAACGGAGAGGGAGGGATTCGAACCCTCGATAGAGTTGCCCCTATACAGCATTTCCAGTGCTGCGCCTTCGACCACTCGGCCACCTCTCCGCGGAGGGGGGCTATTGCTGCGTTCTTCTGCACGCACTTGAGAAACTCAAGCGGGCAGAGGGGTTGTGAACGCGGCTGCGCGGGGCAACGTTGAGAATGTAGCAGTCACCACGTCCTTCTCTGGTTGCGGCCATGCGTACCCACCCGATCACGGTCCACTGGCGGCAGGAGAACCGCACCGTCCAGTTGAACGTTCCTGAGGGCGAGTACATCCTGCGCAGCTTCGAGCATCAAGGCGAGCCACTGCCCTTCAGTTGCCGCAATGGTTGCTGCACCGCCTGCGCAGTGCGGGTGCTGGGCGGCACCATTGATCAACGGGAAGCTCTGGGACTGTCTCGTGAGGTGCGGAACAAGGGCTATGGACTGCTCTGTGTAGCAAGGGCCACGGGGCCTTTGGAAGTGGAAACCCAGGACGAGGACGAGGTATACGAGCTGCAGTTCGGACGGTATTTCGGGCGTGGCAAGGTACGGGCCGGCTTGCCCCTGGATGAGGAATGAACGCCCCAAGCAGTTCCCGCCTATCCGATCAATGCGCGCTTGAGAGCGGATTAGCCCTACCCGAGTTGGAGCGCTTGGCCGTGGTGGCGCGCCAGGCCGCCGAAGCCGGTGCTGAGCAGCTTCAACGGCATTTCGGTCAGCTGGAGAAGATTCGGGAGAAGGGACGGGCGGGAGATCTGGTCACCGATGCTGATCTCGCAGCTGAGCGAGCCGTGCTCTCGGTGCTCGAACGTCACACCCCTGATCTAGGGGTTCTGGCTGAGGAAAGCGGCCGCCGGGCTGGCCGGGGCTCCGAGCTCGAGTGGTGTGTGGATCCCCTTGATGGCACCACCAACTACGCCCATGGGTATCCGTTCTTTGGGACCTCCATCGGCCTGACATGGCGCGGACTACCCCTGCTAGGGGCCCTGGCTGTGCCGGCGCTACAGCAGCTGTACTGGGCCGCGCCGGGGCTGGGTGCCTGGTGCAATAACAGTGCCATGCAGGTGAGCACCTGCGACAGCCTCAGCAGCTCACTGTTGGTCACAGGCTTTGCCTATGACCGCCACGAACGGCTTGATAACAACTACGCCGAATTTGCCTGGTTCACGCACCGCACCCGCGGGGTGCGCCGTGGAGGGGCTGCAGCTGTGGATCTGGCCTTCGTCGCCGATGGCCGCCTCGATGGCTACTGGGAGCGTGGACTCTCCCCATGGGATCTGGCGGCCGGTGTGGTGCTGGTGGAACAGGCCGGCGGGGTGGTTTGCGCCTACGACGGCGGGCCAGCCAACCTGGCTGAAGGCAGGCTGATTGCCTGCACTCCTGGAGTGAGAGAAGCCCTGATTGAGGGCCTAAAGGCTTGCAGACCGCTCAGCGGTGCCAGCTTCGGTGCACCGGAGCTCGACAACCCTGCTCCATAGGATCAGCATCAGTTCCCCCTTCGCCGCCCCATGGCCCTGCAACCCGCTGCTGGCGCCAGGGATCTCAATCCCAGGGAAGTGGATGGCAATCGCTGGCTGTGCGACCAGCTGGCGGAGGTTTATCGCCGCTGGGGTTACGCCGAAGTCGCCCCTCCGCTCGTGGAGCGCCTGGAAACACTGGAAGCCGGCGGCGGCATCCGCAACCAGGAGTTGGCTCGACTCGCGTCTGATGAGCCCCTCGGTCTGCGGCCAGAGATGACAGCCTCAATCGCCCGCGCCGCCTGCACACGCCTGGCAACGCGACCACGGCCGCTGCGGCTGTGGAGTAGCGGTGCTGTCTTTCGCAGCGTGGTGAGCGATGTCGGCCAGCACCGCCTGGAAGAGCGCCTGCAGAGCGGTGTTGAACTGCTGGGAGCCGATGCCAGCCAGGCCTTGGTGGCTGACGCCGAACTGCTGCGGTTGCTGCTCGCGTGCCTGCGGCAGTTGCAGGTGAAGGCCGAACAGCGCCCCACACTTCTGCTAGGACACCACGGCGTGCTCACAGCCCTTCTGGATCAGGTGCCCAGTGATCAGCAGCTAGCGGTGCGGCAAGCCCTGATCACGTTTGATCCCCTCGCGCTGGCGGCGCTTGAACTGCCAGCCCATCAACGACAGGGGCTCCAACAACTGATGCGGTTGCGGGGAGATGTGAAGGCGGTGCTGTACCAATTGGAGCAGTTGCTCGGGCCATCTGCTCTGCTCGACCAGTTGGCTGGCACCTTGAGCAGTGTGGCGTCGGTAGCAGAACAACAGGGCGTACGCCTGCAGCTCGACCCGAGCTTCCAGCCCCACTTTGATCTTTACGACGGGCTGGTGCTCAAACTGGTGTGTCACGGCACCGTGGCTCCGGTGGCCATCGCCAGTGGTGGTCGTTACGACGCCCTTGTAGCCCGTTTCGGTGGCGCAGCCGGCGGCATGGGGTTCAGCTTCGATATCGAGGCGATTCGTGATCTGCTTGGCACCGAGACCACAGCGCCCCAGCGTGCTGGAGCAACCCTGGTTGCCTACGCCACTGAGGATCAATTGGCCCAGGCCCTGGATCAGCTCGAATCCCTGCACAGAGCCGGACAGGCGGCTGAGCTTCTACAGACCCCCTGCAGCAGTCAGGCCGAGGCCGAGACGATCGCCACTGCGCGGAGTTGCTCCGCCTGCGAGTGGATCGGTTCCTAGGATCGAGCCTGACGCGTAGACCTTCAATGGCCCACACAATCGTTACCGACATCTGTGAGGGTGTGGCCGATTGCGTGGATGCTTGCCCGGTGGCCTGTATCAACCCTGGCAGCGGTGCCAATGCCAAAGGCACCGGCTTCTATTGGATCGACTTCGACACCTGCATCGACTGCGGCATCTGCCTACAGGTGTGTCCCGTTGAGGGAGCGATCGTGCCCGAAGAAAAGCCCGATCTGCAACGAGCCAGCTGAGCGGAGCAACAGCCGTGGCTGATCAATGGCAGAACTTCCTGGGCAACCTCGGCACATGGCGGGGGTCGTTCAGCGGTCTTGGCCCTGATGGCCAAGAGCAGAACTCCACCCCTTCGATCCTGAGTTTGATTGCCGATCCAGCTGAAGAACGGCTGGTGCACTTTCGGCTAAGGCGATTTGCCGATCCTGCCTGCAGCGGTGAGCCGGTCTCCGATCTCCAGCAGGACTACCGCAGCCTGGGACGTCAGGTGGTGTTCTTCGAAACGGGCACCTTTTGCAAAGGATCACTGCAGGTGGCCCCTGGCTCCAACTTTGGCGCTGAATTCGGATTCATCCATGGCGATCGCCGGCACCGGCTGGTGCAGCTTCACAACGATGAAGGGCGCTTTGACAAGCTGGTGCTGATTCGCGAGTTTCGGGAGGGATCGGATGCGCGGGAGGAGCCATCTCTCACCCCCTTCGCCTTGCGTGGCTCCTGGAGCGGAATGGCATCCACCATCAGCGCCGATTGGCCCGAGCCTGATTTGGCCACTTGTCAGTTCAACATTGACGTCAGCGCGGGCGGAGCGCTGACCATGGAGGAAAACTTCAGCCGCGCAACACCTGCTGCCGAAGGCTCAGACGTCCGGGTCACCTGGATGGCGGACGGGGGGTATCACCGCACACCGGAGGGGGTCAGCCACCGCGAGCCCTTCCGGATCGAAGCTGGCTGGCTGGTGGGTGACGATCGATTGGAGCGCCTCATCCGCTGCTATGACCGCACCGGCGCCTGGTTGTCAGCGACCCAGATCATCGCCACCCGAGCGAGAGCCTGATGAGCGAGAGAATGGAGCAACTCAGCCGATTCGGCTTGAGGGGCTTGCGAATTGGGGCCAGCACCGTGGCGCTGTTGGAGTTGCTGCGCTCCCACTGGATGGGTGGCGCCGCAGCCGGTTTGGCCTGGGTGGTCTTCATGCAAGTGGAGCGCCGCTGGCAACAGGAATCAGATGAGGGTTGAACCGTGATCAACTGCCCCCATATGGGAACTTGCTGAGGATGGCAAGCAGCAGAAGGCTGACTCCGGCCCAGAGCAAAGCCCATGTCAGCCCCTACCTTCACGGCGGCACTCACGTTTGGTGAATTGGAGGCCAGCTACCTGCTCTATTGCAAAGCCCTGCGAATCCTGATCCGTGATGGGCTGACCCGTGCCAAGGCAAGCCGCACCGTGGCCTGGAGCAGGCTGGAAAGCTTGCATCATTCGCTGCCTCGCCAATACCACTATCCAGAACAGCTGTTTGTCCTGCTGAGCCGTGAGCTCATAGCTGCGAGCTGAAATCAGAGAGCGCGGCTCAGAGGTCGGTTTCCTGCCCATGTTGACCCCTTGGCGGGCTGCCCTGATTCGGAGGAATCTGGAACTACGTTGCTTTTGACGCTGTGGTGCTGCAGGCAGAACAGGGCCAGATCCAGATCCACACTGAAAACATCTTCCCGATCATCAAAAAGGCCGTCTACAGCGGCCATGAGGTCTTCCTGCGGGAACTGGTGAGCAATGGTGTAGACGCCATCAGCAAGCGCCGCATGGCCGCCATGGCCGGCGATTGCAGCGAGGGAAGCGAAGGCCGGATCTCCATCCGCATCGATCGTGAAGCCAAGACGCTCACGATCTCCGACAACGGCATCGGCATGAGCGCCGATGAGGTGAAGCGCTACATCAATCAGGTGGCCTTTTCCAGCGCCGAAGACTTCCTCGAGAAATACAAACAGGAAAACGACGCCATCATTGGCCACTTCGGCCTCGGCTTCTACTCCAGCTTCATGGTGGCCAAGCAGGTGGAGCTGGTCACGCTGTCAGCGCGCGAGGGCTCAGAGGCCGTGCGCTGGAGCTGCGATGGCTCACCGAAGTTCAACCTGGAGGCCGCAGAGCGCAGCGAAGCTGGCACCGACGTGATCCTGCACCTCATGGAGGAAGAG
Coding sequences:
- the pstC gene encoding phosphate ABC transporter permease subunit PstC codes for the protein MAAGARPELFTQRRRPPWELLMDQGFQRLTVALASVVGLVLIGILFIVMGGASEAISRFGLEFLTTSDWDPIGEHYGALTSIYGTLVSSLLALLIAVPLGVGTAIFLTENIIPLPVRQVLGVMVELLAAIPSVVLGLWGIFVMEPFLRPGLTSLHQLLGWLPFFSTTPMGPGMAPAILILVVMILPIITAISRDSLQQVPLALRQAAYGVGTTRWGAILHVILPAAISGITGGVMLALGRAMGETMAVTMLIGNSNNFSFSLLAPANTISSMLANQFGEADGLQVSALMYAALVLMALTLLVNLLAQMIVRRLSLKY
- the pstA gene encoding phosphate ABC transporter permease PstA translates to MTSFERGSLTLEPGLARNRWNQSLTLLAALFTGLAVLPLVVVIAYVLIKGGSLISLQLLTQLPPPPGLDGGGIGNAILGTLVVTLVAALIAVPVGVGSGVYLAEFAAAGWFARFVRFGTNVLAGVPSIICGVFIYGLIVSTRLFFNQSYSALAGGIALAVLMLPTVIKTTDEALKLVPQELRWAAMGVGASKFVTISRVTLPAAFSSIATGVVLAIARAAGETAPLIFTALFSPFWPEGLFNPIASMSVLIYNFAIMPYDAQIALAWASSFVLVVMILLANLLARWLGHLSNS
- the pstB gene encoding phosphate ABC transporter ATP-binding protein PstB, giving the protein MTNVPAASNTCLSLENVSISYGGQAAVSGVFMEIPRGKVTAFIGPSGCGKSTVLRALNRMNDLIEGCTLSGRVIFDGCDLYDRQVDPVEVRRRIGMVFQKPNPFPKSIYENIAFGARINGFRGDMDELVERSLRKAAIWDETKDKLKESGYALSGGQQQRLCIARAIAIEPEVILMDEPCSALDPISTLKIEEMMHELKKSYTIVIVTHNMQQAVRVSDLTGFFNVSSQSGSDRKVGTLVEFAETGQIFNAPKQQATQDYVTGRFG
- a CDS encoding 2Fe-2S iron-sulfur cluster-binding protein, producing MRTHPITVHWRQENRTVQLNVPEGEYILRSFEHQGEPLPFSCRNGCCTACAVRVLGGTIDQREALGLSREVRNKGYGLLCVARATGPLEVETQDEDEVYELQFGRYFGRGKVRAGLPLDEE
- a CDS encoding inositol monophosphatase family protein: MNAPSSSRLSDQCALESGLALPELERLAVVARQAAEAGAEQLQRHFGQLEKIREKGRAGDLVTDADLAAERAVLSVLERHTPDLGVLAEESGRRAGRGSELEWCVDPLDGTTNYAHGYPFFGTSIGLTWRGLPLLGALAVPALQQLYWAAPGLGAWCNNSAMQVSTCDSLSSSLLVTGFAYDRHERLDNNYAEFAWFTHRTRGVRRGGAAAVDLAFVADGRLDGYWERGLSPWDLAAGVVLVEQAGGVVCAYDGGPANLAEGRLIACTPGVREALIEGLKACRPLSGASFGAPELDNPAP
- a CDS encoding ATP phosphoribosyltransferase regulatory subunit, producing MALQPAAGARDLNPREVDGNRWLCDQLAEVYRRWGYAEVAPPLVERLETLEAGGGIRNQELARLASDEPLGLRPEMTASIARAACTRLATRPRPLRLWSSGAVFRSVVSDVGQHRLEERLQSGVELLGADASQALVADAELLRLLLACLRQLQVKAEQRPTLLLGHHGVLTALLDQVPSDQQLAVRQALITFDPLALAALELPAHQRQGLQQLMRLRGDVKAVLYQLEQLLGPSALLDQLAGTLSSVASVAEQQGVRLQLDPSFQPHFDLYDGLVLKLVCHGTVAPVAIASGGRYDALVARFGGAAGGMGFSFDIEAIRDLLGTETTAPQRAGATLVAYATEDQLAQALDQLESLHRAGQAAELLQTPCSSQAEAETIATARSCSACEWIGS
- a CDS encoding ferredoxin family protein, whose product is MAHTIVTDICEGVADCVDACPVACINPGSGANAKGTGFYWIDFDTCIDCGICLQVCPVEGAIVPEEKPDLQRAS